Proteins encoded in a region of the Mycolicibacterium duvalii genome:
- the nrdI gene encoding class Ib ribonucleoside-diphosphate reductase assembly flavoprotein NrdI, whose translation MGNLVYFSSVSENTHRFVQKLELPAIRIPLKERIQVDEPYVLVVPTYGGGHANGPDPDRGGYVPKQVIAFLNDEHNRSLIRGVIAAGNTNFGAEFGYAGVVISRKCGVPFLYRFELMGTTDDVFAVRQGLTDFWADARKEETCHQPSQLQNL comes from the coding sequence GTGGGCAACCTCGTCTACTTCTCCAGCGTGTCGGAGAACACCCATCGTTTCGTACAGAAGCTCGAGCTTCCTGCCATCCGCATCCCGTTGAAGGAACGGATCCAGGTCGACGAACCCTATGTGCTGGTCGTCCCCACCTACGGTGGCGGGCACGCCAATGGTCCTGATCCTGACCGTGGGGGTTATGTCCCCAAGCAGGTGATCGCCTTCCTGAACGACGAACACAACCGGTCGTTGATCCGCGGCGTCATCGCCGCGGGCAACACCAACTTCGGCGCCGAATTCGGCTATGCGGGGGTCGTCATCTCCCGCAAGTGCGGCGTCCCCTTTCTGTACCGCTTCGAATTGATGGGCACCACGGACGACGTCTTCGCCGTACGCCAGGGCCTGACCGATTTTTGGGCCGACGCCCGGAAGGAAGAGACGTGCCACCAACCGTCACAGCTGCAGAACCTGTAA
- a CDS encoding nSTAND1 domain-containing NTPase, protein MSRIFLSHSSRDARQAVALKQWLVEQTPPLANEIFLDVDPASGLRTGTRWKDALRQANARCEAVVCLLSTNWEASHECKVEYRTAENLNKQIFVARLQPSTGDDLTSEWQRCDLFGDGPVTAVDIGGGPPVEFSTAGLYRLRDGIRGAGIGAESFVWPPPDDPDRAPYRGWEPLEESDAAVFFGRDAQIVRALDTMRGMRVAAIDALLVILGPSGSGKSSFLRAGLLPRLRREDRRFVLMDIVRPERNALTGTSGFAAALAGTRRQFDLPAAALGDIKQRCAVGDVDAVAGWMSEIRQAAARRLLDRDTGEAAVSAPTLVLPLDQAEELFGADTGPSAEGFLRLLAGVAEIMNADDLGLVVTATIRTDRYEVMQTHPALAGLGTVLFDELKPMPPTQFKEVITGPAARATESGRPLQVAPDLVDRLLADSAEGADTLPILALTLSRLYVDYGGTGELTLRSYENLGGMRRVVQTEIDEVLSRDPQQRAAELSALRAAFIPWLATINADSDQPMRRVARWADLPAESRPLIDALVAKRLMVKDNRDGQVVVEVALESLLRQWDELAGWLRDERKDLKDADDLERAAAAWSGNDHNPSWLLEGSRLAEAIRLANEPGFRERLASTHPFLDASHQREQQRRAAEEQQRRAELTAAQERAQHAQERQATAEAHAATLRRRSTVLRAVLAGTAVVAVVAVVTSIVAVLARGQAQHRFQQATAVRLVSEADGILAGSRFGSDEQAFQQILAARVLDQQIGDDAVYRAVVSRDDTVRIMRTSTPMDAVAVSPDGRLIAAGGRDDGVRVWNLDSGELIAERLGQHRDDVLALAFSPDGATLASAGRDTVLLWAVDDLGATPREVKGRTGAVGAVAFSPDGRRIATGGWDGNLQMWDGRSGAAIGAPLPAHADGIYALAFSPDGRQLATGSGDESVRLWDVESSREIGAPLTGHFASVRSVAFSRDGKFLASGSLDGTVRIWDVAAGTLAALPLTDHRDGVFSVAFSPDGSVLASGGGDNAVRLWDTQSFTPLGEPLMGHQFEVFGVAFAPDGHRLVSSSYDQSVRLWDIQHLIPAQQRGVWSVAVSPDGSRIVSGGLDGTVRFWDAATGRGVGAPLTGHENSVGPVAFSPGGDRVVSGSDDRTLRIWDAESGRPIGGPLVGHTGALYSAAFSPDGTRIVSGADDRTVRLWDARTGEQIGAPLTGHTGAVLTTVFSPDGGRVASGSADQTIRLWDTTTGEQIGDTIGGAIDWVNSIVYTADGDRFVSGTGDGQLRVWDAGTGQQVGEPLRGHTDSVMSVAISGTSLASGSADRTVRQWDLASLRPVGEPLTGHSQAARSVAIDHERGLIVSGSADGTVRLWPTRGTAEELCAKLTSNMSRQQWDQWVSPEIDYVATCPGLPTL, encoded by the coding sequence GTGTCACGAATTTTCCTCAGTCATTCCAGCCGTGACGCGCGCCAGGCCGTCGCTCTCAAACAGTGGCTGGTCGAGCAGACGCCGCCGCTGGCCAACGAGATCTTCCTCGATGTCGACCCCGCCTCCGGCTTGCGAACCGGCACCCGCTGGAAGGATGCGCTGCGACAGGCGAACGCCCGGTGCGAGGCCGTCGTCTGCCTACTGTCGACCAACTGGGAAGCGTCGCACGAGTGCAAGGTCGAGTACCGCACCGCGGAGAACCTGAACAAGCAAATCTTCGTCGCCCGGCTGCAACCGTCGACGGGTGACGATCTGACGTCGGAATGGCAGCGTTGCGACCTGTTCGGTGACGGTCCGGTCACCGCGGTCGATATCGGCGGCGGTCCGCCGGTCGAGTTCTCCACCGCTGGTCTGTACCGGCTGCGCGACGGTATCCGCGGTGCCGGCATCGGCGCAGAGTCGTTCGTGTGGCCGCCGCCGGACGATCCCGACCGCGCGCCCTATCGCGGCTGGGAGCCGCTCGAGGAGTCCGACGCGGCGGTGTTCTTCGGGCGTGACGCGCAGATCGTCCGAGCTCTCGACACCATGCGCGGCATGCGCGTGGCCGCGATCGACGCCTTGCTGGTGATACTGGGGCCGTCGGGAAGCGGCAAGTCCTCGTTTCTCCGCGCCGGCCTGTTACCTCGGTTGCGACGTGAAGACCGGCGGTTCGTCCTGATGGACATCGTGCGCCCGGAGCGCAACGCGCTGACGGGGACGTCGGGCTTCGCCGCCGCCCTGGCCGGCACGCGGCGACAGTTCGACCTGCCCGCAGCGGCGCTCGGCGACATCAAGCAGCGGTGCGCAGTCGGCGACGTCGACGCGGTGGCGGGATGGATGTCCGAGATCCGCCAGGCCGCGGCGCGGCGCCTGCTCGACCGCGACACCGGCGAGGCCGCCGTGTCCGCACCGACGTTGGTGCTCCCGCTGGACCAGGCCGAGGAACTGTTCGGCGCCGACACCGGTCCCTCTGCCGAGGGTTTCCTGCGGCTGCTCGCCGGCGTCGCCGAGATCATGAACGCCGATGACCTCGGACTGGTCGTCACGGCGACCATCCGCACCGATCGCTACGAGGTCATGCAGACCCACCCCGCCCTCGCGGGACTCGGGACGGTGTTGTTCGACGAACTCAAGCCGATGCCACCGACCCAATTCAAGGAGGTGATCACCGGCCCGGCCGCGCGGGCCACCGAATCCGGCCGTCCGCTGCAGGTCGCCCCCGACCTGGTGGACCGCTTGCTGGCCGACTCCGCAGAGGGCGCCGACACCCTGCCGATACTGGCGCTGACGCTGTCCCGGCTCTACGTCGACTACGGCGGCACCGGCGAGCTCACCCTGAGAAGCTACGAAAACCTGGGCGGCATGCGCCGGGTGGTGCAGACCGAGATCGACGAAGTGCTCTCCCGCGATCCGCAGCAGCGCGCTGCCGAACTGTCGGCCCTGCGCGCGGCGTTCATCCCATGGCTGGCGACGATCAACGCCGACAGCGATCAACCGATGCGGCGTGTCGCCCGCTGGGCGGACCTTCCGGCCGAGAGCCGGCCGCTGATCGACGCGCTCGTCGCGAAACGTCTGATGGTCAAGGACAACCGGGACGGCCAGGTGGTCGTCGAGGTCGCCCTGGAAAGCCTGCTGCGCCAATGGGACGAGCTCGCCGGCTGGCTACGCGACGAGCGCAAGGACCTCAAGGACGCCGACGATCTCGAACGCGCCGCGGCCGCCTGGTCCGGGAACGACCACAACCCCTCGTGGCTCTTGGAGGGCAGCCGACTGGCCGAGGCGATCCGCTTGGCCAACGAGCCGGGTTTTCGCGAGCGACTGGCCTCGACGCATCCGTTCCTCGACGCCTCGCATCAGCGGGAACAGCAGCGCCGCGCCGCCGAGGAACAGCAGCGCCGCGCCGAGCTGACCGCAGCGCAGGAGCGTGCCCAACACGCCCAGGAGCGACAGGCCACCGCGGAAGCTCATGCGGCGACGCTGCGGCGCCGTTCGACGGTGCTGCGTGCGGTGCTCGCCGGTACCGCCGTGGTGGCCGTCGTGGCCGTGGTGACGTCGATCGTCGCGGTGCTCGCCCGCGGTCAGGCCCAGCACAGGTTCCAGCAGGCCACCGCGGTCCGGCTGGTGTCGGAGGCCGACGGAATCCTCGCCGGCTCCCGGTTCGGCAGCGACGAGCAGGCGTTCCAACAAATTCTCGCCGCACGGGTACTCGATCAGCAGATCGGTGACGACGCGGTGTACCGGGCGGTGGTCAGCCGGGACGACACGGTCCGCATCATGCGGACATCCACCCCGATGGACGCGGTGGCCGTCAGTCCCGACGGTCGCCTCATCGCTGCCGGAGGGCGCGACGACGGTGTGCGGGTCTGGAATCTCGACAGTGGCGAGCTGATCGCCGAGCGCCTCGGTCAGCACCGGGACGACGTGCTGGCGCTGGCGTTCAGTCCCGACGGCGCGACGCTGGCCAGTGCGGGCAGGGACACCGTGTTGCTCTGGGCCGTCGACGATCTCGGGGCGACCCCACGCGAGGTGAAGGGCCGCACCGGGGCGGTGGGGGCGGTGGCGTTCAGCCCTGACGGTCGCCGCATCGCCACCGGCGGCTGGGACGGCAACCTGCAGATGTGGGACGGCCGGTCGGGCGCCGCCATCGGTGCACCGCTGCCCGCGCACGCGGACGGGATCTACGCCCTGGCGTTCAGTCCCGACGGGCGGCAACTGGCCACAGGCTCGGGCGACGAGAGCGTCCGGTTATGGGATGTCGAGTCGAGCCGGGAGATCGGTGCGCCGCTCACCGGGCACTTCGCGTCCGTGCGGTCAGTGGCCTTCAGTCGCGACGGGAAGTTCCTGGCGTCGGGCAGCCTCGACGGCACAGTGCGCATCTGGGACGTCGCGGCCGGGACGCTGGCGGCGCTGCCGCTGACCGACCATCGGGACGGCGTCTTCAGCGTGGCCTTCAGCCCGGACGGATCCGTTCTCGCCTCGGGCGGCGGGGACAACGCCGTCCGCCTGTGGGACACCCAGAGTTTCACGCCGCTGGGAGAACCCCTGATGGGCCACCAGTTCGAGGTTTTCGGCGTGGCGTTCGCGCCCGACGGTCACCGGCTGGTCAGCTCCAGCTACGACCAGTCGGTGCGGCTGTGGGACATCCAGCATCTGATCCCAGCCCAGCAACGGGGCGTATGGAGTGTCGCGGTGAGCCCGGACGGATCCCGGATCGTCAGCGGGGGTCTCGACGGGACGGTGCGCTTCTGGGACGCGGCCACCGGACGCGGCGTCGGCGCTCCGCTCACCGGACACGAGAACAGCGTGGGTCCGGTGGCTTTCAGTCCCGGCGGCGATCGGGTGGTGTCCGGATCCGACGACCGGACGTTGCGGATCTGGGACGCCGAAAGCGGCCGGCCCATCGGCGGCCCGCTGGTGGGCCACACCGGCGCCCTGTACAGCGCGGCGTTCAGCCCCGATGGCACGCGCATCGTCTCCGGTGCCGACGACCGAACGGTGCGCCTGTGGGACGCGCGCACCGGTGAGCAGATCGGTGCTCCGCTGACAGGCCACACCGGTGCCGTCCTGACCACGGTGTTCAGTCCGGACGGCGGTCGTGTCGCGTCGGGAAGTGCGGACCAGACCATCCGGCTGTGGGACACCACGACCGGTGAACAGATCGGGGACACCATCGGTGGGGCCATCGACTGGGTCAACAGCATCGTCTACACCGCCGACGGAGACCGCTTCGTCAGCGGCACCGGGGACGGCCAGCTCAGGGTCTGGGACGCCGGCACGGGACAGCAGGTCGGGGAGCCCCTGCGGGGGCACACCGACTCGGTGATGTCGGTCGCGATCTCGGGAACGTCGCTCGCCTCGGGAAGCGCCGACCGCACTGTGCGGCAATGGGATTTGGCCTCGCTTCGGCCCGTCGGCGAGCCGCTGACCGGACACAGCCAAGCGGCTCGCAGCGTGGCAATCGACCACGAACGTGGTCTCATCGTCTCGGGAAGCGCAGACGGGACGGTCCGCCTGTGGCCCACGCGCGGCACAGCGGAGGAGCTGTGCGCGAAGCTGACGTCGAACATGAGCCGACAACAGTGGGACCAGTGGGTGTCGCCCGAGATCGACTACGTCGCGACATGTCCGGGACTTCCGACGCTGTGA
- the nrdE gene encoding class 1b ribonucleoside-diphosphate reductase subunit alpha gives MPPTVTAAEPVTTGTHALPGETDYHALNAMLNLYDADGKIQFDKDVLAAREYFLQHVNQNTVFFHSQDEKLDYLIEKEYYEREVLDQYSRNFVKTLLDRAYAKKFRFPTFLGAFKYYTSYTLKTFDGKRYLERFEDRVVMVALTLASGDTALAEKLVDEIIDGRFQPATPTFLNSGKKQRGEPVSCFLLRIEDNMESIGRSINSALQLSKRGGGVALLLSNIREHGAPIKNIENQSSGVIPIMKLLEDSFSYANQLGARQGAGAVYLHAHHPDIYRFLDTKRENADEKIRIKTLSLGVVIPDITFELAKKNEDMYLFSPYDVERVYGVPFADISVTEKYYEMVDDSRIRKTKIKAREFFQTLAELQFESGYPYIMYEDTVNRANPIEGKITHSNLCSEILQVSTPSEFNDDLSYKKIGKDISCNLGSLNIAKAMDSPDFAQTVEVAIRALTAVSDQTHITSVPSIEQGNNDSHAIGLGQMNLHGYLARERIFYGSDEGIDFTNIYFYCVLYHALCASNRIAIERGSHFAGFERSKYASGEFFDKYTDQVWEPKTGRVRQLFADAGIRIPTQEDWKRLKESVQKHGIYNQNLQAVPPTGSISYINNSTSSIHPVASKIEIRKEGKIGRVYYPAPYLTNDNLEYYQDAYEIGYEKIIDTYAAATQHVDQGLSLTLFFKDTATTRDVNRAQIYAWRKGIKTLYYIRLRQMALEGTEVEGCVSCML, from the coding sequence GTGCCACCAACCGTCACAGCTGCAGAACCTGTAACCACAGGCACCCACGCGCTCCCGGGGGAGACCGACTACCACGCGTTGAACGCGATGCTGAATCTGTACGACGCCGACGGCAAGATTCAGTTCGACAAGGACGTGCTGGCCGCCCGGGAGTACTTCCTGCAGCACGTTAACCAGAACACCGTCTTCTTCCACAGCCAGGACGAGAAGCTCGACTACCTGATCGAGAAGGAGTACTACGAGCGCGAGGTGCTCGATCAGTACTCCCGCAACTTCGTCAAGACGCTGCTCGATCGCGCCTACGCCAAGAAGTTCCGGTTCCCGACCTTCCTGGGCGCGTTCAAGTACTACACGTCCTACACACTCAAGACGTTCGACGGGAAGCGCTACCTGGAGCGGTTCGAGGACCGCGTGGTCATGGTGGCGCTGACGTTGGCCTCCGGTGACACCGCACTGGCCGAGAAGCTTGTCGACGAGATCATCGACGGCCGCTTCCAGCCGGCCACCCCGACGTTCCTGAACTCGGGCAAGAAGCAGCGCGGCGAGCCGGTGAGCTGCTTCCTGCTGCGCATCGAGGACAACATGGAGTCCATCGGTCGCTCCATCAACTCGGCCTTGCAGCTGTCCAAGCGCGGCGGCGGGGTGGCGTTGCTGCTGAGCAACATTCGTGAGCACGGCGCACCGATCAAGAACATCGAGAACCAGAGCTCGGGCGTCATCCCGATCATGAAGCTGCTCGAGGATTCCTTCTCGTATGCCAACCAGCTCGGCGCGCGGCAAGGGGCGGGCGCGGTGTATCTGCACGCCCACCATCCCGACATCTACCGCTTCCTCGACACCAAGCGGGAGAACGCCGACGAGAAGATCCGCATCAAGACCCTGAGCCTGGGGGTGGTGATTCCCGACATCACCTTCGAGCTGGCCAAGAAGAACGAGGACATGTACCTGTTCTCGCCGTATGACGTCGAGCGCGTCTACGGGGTGCCGTTCGCCGACATCTCGGTCACCGAGAAGTACTACGAGATGGTCGACGACAGCCGGATCCGCAAGACGAAGATCAAGGCGCGCGAGTTCTTCCAGACCCTGGCCGAGCTGCAGTTCGAGTCCGGCTACCCGTACATCATGTACGAGGACACGGTCAACAGAGCCAACCCGATCGAGGGCAAGATCACCCACTCCAACCTGTGCTCGGAGATTCTTCAGGTCTCCACGCCGTCGGAGTTCAACGACGATCTGTCCTACAAGAAGATCGGTAAGGACATCTCCTGCAACCTCGGTTCGCTGAACATTGCCAAGGCGATGGACTCACCGGACTTCGCGCAGACCGTGGAGGTGGCCATCCGGGCGCTGACCGCGGTGAGCGACCAGACCCACATCACCTCGGTGCCGTCGATCGAGCAGGGCAACAACGACTCGCACGCCATCGGGCTCGGGCAGATGAACCTGCACGGCTACCTGGCCCGCGAGCGGATCTTCTACGGCTCCGACGAAGGCATCGACTTCACCAACATCTACTTCTACTGCGTGCTCTACCACGCGTTGTGTGCATCGAATCGCATTGCGATCGAACGCGGTTCGCACTTCGCCGGCTTCGAGCGGTCGAAGTACGCCAGCGGTGAGTTCTTCGACAAGTACACCGATCAGGTGTGGGAGCCCAAGACCGGCAGGGTCCGCCAGCTCTTCGCCGACGCCGGTATCCGCATCCCGACCCAGGAGGACTGGAAGCGGCTCAAGGAGTCGGTGCAAAAGCACGGTATCTACAACCAGAACCTGCAGGCCGTGCCGCCCACCGGGTCGATCTCCTACATCAACAACTCGACCAGCTCGATCCACCCGGTGGCCAGCAAGATCGAGATCCGCAAGGAAGGCAAGATCGGCCGGGTCTACTACCCGGCGCCGTACCTGACCAACGACAACCTGGAGTACTACCAGGACGCATACGAGATCGGGTACGAGAAGATCATCGACACCTATGCCGCGGCGACCCAGCACGTGGACCAGGGGTTGAGCCTGACGTTGTTCTTCAAGGACACCGCGACCACCCGCGATGTGAACAGAGCTCAGATCTACGCCTGGCGCAAGGGCATCAAGACGCTGTATTACATCCGGCTACGCCAGATGGCGCTGGAGGGCACTGAGGTGGAGGGTTGCGTCAGCTGCATGTTGTGA
- a CDS encoding NAD(P)H-dependent oxidoreductase, giving the protein MPDNTVLVLVGSLRAASVNRQLAELAVESAPAGTTFELFDRLGELPFYNEDIDNDVVPEPVAALRAAAARAGGALVVTPEYNGSIPGVLKNAIDWLSRPWGNGALNDKPLVVIGAALGRYGGRWAHDETRKSFGIAGPRVVEDLTLSIPTGTLDGKHPRENAEVVEGLNGVIGKLVSEIG; this is encoded by the coding sequence ATGCCGGACAACACCGTTCTGGTCCTGGTGGGTAGCTTGCGCGCCGCGTCGGTGAACCGCCAGCTCGCCGAGCTCGCCGTGGAGAGCGCCCCCGCCGGCACCACCTTCGAGCTGTTCGACCGGCTCGGCGAGCTCCCGTTCTACAACGAGGACATCGACAACGATGTTGTCCCGGAACCGGTGGCGGCGCTGCGTGCCGCCGCGGCCCGGGCGGGCGGCGCGCTGGTCGTCACACCTGAGTACAACGGCAGCATCCCCGGTGTGCTCAAGAACGCGATCGACTGGCTGTCTCGGCCGTGGGGCAACGGTGCGCTCAACGACAAGCCGCTGGTGGTCATCGGCGCCGCACTGGGTCGCTACGGCGGCCGCTGGGCGCACGACGAGACCCGCAAGTCGTTCGGCATCGCCGGTCCGCGCGTGGTCGAGGACCTCACGCTGTCGATCCCGACCGGCACCCTCGATGGCAAGCACCCCCGCGAGAACGCCGAGGTCGTCGAGGGCCTCAACGGCGTGATCGGGAAGCTGGTCAGCGAGATCGGCTGA
- a CDS encoding DUF5997 family protein encodes MSRPNAQSMKPATAAKKLDVYLPATPAEFQANPITRSELETLQADPPQWLKDLRKSGPHPKNLVAAKLGVSIAGLARGGITEALTTEQITALLDDKPDWLVAERESYQSVLREERRLKAVRAEKAREG; translated from the coding sequence ATGAGCAGGCCGAACGCGCAGTCCATGAAACCCGCCACCGCGGCGAAGAAGCTGGACGTGTACCTGCCCGCGACACCGGCAGAGTTTCAGGCCAACCCGATCACCCGCTCCGAACTCGAGACGCTACAAGCCGACCCGCCGCAATGGCTCAAGGACCTCCGCAAGAGCGGCCCCCACCCGAAGAATCTGGTGGCGGCCAAGCTGGGCGTGTCGATCGCCGGGCTGGCGCGCGGCGGGATCACCGAGGCGCTGACCACCGAGCAGATCACTGCGCTCCTCGACGACAAGCCGGACTGGCTGGTCGCCGAGCGCGAGAGCTACCAGAGCGTGCTCCGCGAGGAGCGACGGCTGAAGGCCGTGCGGGCCGAGAAGGCTCGCGAGGGCTGA
- a CDS encoding LysR family substrate-binding domain-containing protein produces the protein MASSSLALGYIPGATPAKWARIWAQRHPDVPLQLCSLNAGDAADAARAGTVDIALLRLPADTSGLAVIPLYEETTVVVVPTDHLLSAADAVTATDLDGEPRLIPRDDAVVWADAPGVVVGHRPENTEQATELVAAGVGVLIVPQSLARLHHRRDLTYRQITDAPTCPVALALPEGPQSALVEEFIGIVRGRKPGSSRGQTPPAPKRTAREKALAKQAARAAAGKVARTPGRAKRARR, from the coding sequence ATGGCTTCGTCGTCGCTCGCGCTGGGTTACATCCCGGGCGCGACGCCCGCGAAGTGGGCGCGGATCTGGGCGCAGCGCCACCCCGACGTGCCGCTACAGCTGTGCAGCCTGAACGCGGGCGACGCCGCCGACGCCGCGCGCGCCGGCACGGTCGACATCGCGTTGCTGCGTCTGCCGGCGGACACGTCCGGGCTGGCCGTGATCCCGCTCTACGAGGAGACCACGGTGGTTGTGGTGCCGACCGACCACCTGCTCAGCGCCGCCGACGCGGTCACCGCCACCGACCTCGACGGGGAGCCCAGACTGATCCCGCGCGACGACGCCGTCGTCTGGGCCGACGCGCCCGGCGTCGTCGTCGGGCACCGGCCCGAGAACACCGAGCAGGCAACGGAACTCGTCGCCGCCGGGGTGGGCGTTCTCATCGTCCCGCAGTCACTGGCGCGGCTGCACCACCGCAGAGACCTCACCTATCGCCAGATCACCGATGCGCCCACCTGCCCCGTGGCGCTCGCCTTACCGGAGGGGCCGCAGTCGGCGCTCGTCGAGGAGTTCATCGGTATCGTGCGCGGGCGCAAGCCCGGGTCGTCGCGAGGACAGACGCCGCCCGCACCGAAACGCACCGCGCGAGAGAAGGCCTTGGCCAAGCAGGCTGCGCGGGCCGCCGCGGGTAAGGTGGCCCGCACCCCCGGTAGGGCCAAGCGCGCCCGACGGTGA
- a CDS encoding patatin-like phospholipase family protein, with amino-acid sequence MNVRTRDEHLFGEGPKRLLALDGGGVRGALTLGYLARIETILRDRHGGDPEFRLCDYFDLIGGTSTGSIIATALAMGFAVDDLVVLYRSLGDKVFDKGILRFGLLGAKFPKEPLLDALDRHFGDATLGGDELRTGLMVMTKRLDTGSPWLLHNNPRGKYFDGDGESYPNRDLLLRNVVRASTAAPHYFEPEMLRLAPEVAGAFVDGGVSPYNNPALQMLMLATCSGYGLNWAFGADNLLLVSAGTGMRPLQMPAAEVMKMPAVLLAAQSMLSIMADANWLGQAVLQWISTSPTSWQIDGEVGDLRADRLGGGPDMITYQRYEVVLEPTWLRATLGWHLDESQCDALYAMDNPRNLSQLSRLGVAAAAKQVAPDHFPRVFDLS; translated from the coding sequence GTGAACGTCAGAACGCGCGACGAGCACCTGTTCGGGGAGGGCCCCAAACGGCTGCTGGCTCTCGACGGTGGGGGCGTCCGCGGTGCGCTCACCTTGGGCTACCTGGCCCGCATCGAGACCATTCTGCGCGACCGGCATGGCGGCGACCCGGAATTCCGGTTGTGCGACTACTTCGATCTGATCGGCGGGACATCAACCGGTTCCATCATCGCGACCGCGCTCGCGATGGGCTTCGCAGTGGACGACCTCGTGGTCCTGTACCGCTCGCTGGGGGACAAGGTATTCGACAAGGGGATCCTGCGGTTCGGACTGCTCGGGGCGAAGTTCCCGAAAGAGCCGTTGCTGGATGCGCTGGACCGGCACTTCGGTGATGCCACGCTGGGCGGAGATGAGCTGCGGACCGGTCTGATGGTGATGACCAAGCGGCTGGATACCGGAAGCCCGTGGCTGTTGCACAACAACCCCCGCGGAAAGTACTTCGACGGTGACGGGGAAAGCTATCCCAATCGAGATCTCCTGCTACGCAACGTCGTCAGGGCAAGCACTGCTGCCCCCCACTATTTCGAGCCGGAGATGCTGCGCCTGGCTCCCGAGGTCGCGGGTGCTTTCGTCGACGGAGGCGTCAGCCCGTACAACAACCCGGCGCTGCAGATGCTGATGCTCGCCACGTGCAGCGGTTACGGCCTGAATTGGGCCTTCGGTGCCGACAACCTGCTGCTGGTGTCGGCAGGTACGGGGATGCGGCCGCTGCAGATGCCGGCCGCCGAGGTCATGAAGATGCCGGCGGTGCTGCTCGCCGCGCAATCGATGCTGTCGATCATGGCCGACGCGAACTGGCTGGGTCAGGCGGTACTGCAGTGGATCTCGACCAGTCCGACATCGTGGCAGATCGACGGGGAGGTCGGCGATCTGCGCGCCGACCGGTTGGGTGGCGGGCCCGACATGATCACTTATCAGCGATACGAGGTGGTGCTGGAACCCACCTGGCTGCGGGCGACCCTGGGGTGGCATCTCGACGAGTCCCAGTGCGATGCGCTCTACGCGATGGACAATCCGCGAAACCTATCCCAGCTGTCTCGTCTCGGGGTGGCGGCGGCGGCCAAACAGGTTGCGCCCGATCATTTCCCGCGAGTGTTCGACCTGTCCTGA
- a CDS encoding VOC family protein — MEQRVSLITLGVDDLERSRRFYEQGLGWIPKDAPEGVVFYQLPGIALALFGRDDLAHDARHPIDGRFSGVTIAINERSERDVDAVLAQAEAAGAQILKPAEKVFWGGYSGYFADPDGHVWEVAMNPFWTINDDGTLTI, encoded by the coding sequence ATGGAGCAACGAGTCAGCCTGATCACTTTGGGTGTCGACGATCTCGAACGGTCGCGGCGGTTCTACGAGCAGGGTCTGGGCTGGATACCCAAGGACGCACCCGAGGGCGTGGTCTTCTACCAGTTGCCCGGCATCGCGCTGGCGTTGTTCGGCCGCGACGACCTTGCCCACGACGCCCGCCATCCGATCGACGGCCGGTTCAGCGGCGTCACGATCGCGATCAACGAGCGCAGCGAACGCGACGTCGACGCGGTGCTCGCGCAGGCCGAGGCGGCCGGGGCGCAGATCCTCAAACCGGCCGAGAAGGTGTTCTGGGGCGGCTATTCCGGCTACTTCGCCGACCCGGACGGCCACGTGTGGGAGGTGGCGATGAACCCCTTCTGGACGATCAACGACGACGGCACCCTGACGATCTGA
- the nrdH gene encoding glutaredoxin-like protein NrdH: protein MTQPAPVTVYTKPACVQCNATYKALDKLGVAYEVIDISVDDEARDYVMALGYLQAPVVVAGAEHWSGFRPDRIKSLAGAAAVTA from the coding sequence ATGACTCAGCCAGCACCCGTCACCGTGTACACGAAGCCGGCCTGCGTGCAGTGCAACGCCACCTACAAGGCGCTCGACAAACTGGGCGTCGCTTATGAGGTCATCGACATCTCGGTCGACGACGAGGCGCGTGACTACGTGATGGCGCTGGGCTACCTGCAGGCCCCGGTCGTGGTGGCCGGTGCCGAGCACTGGTCGGGCTTCCGCCCCGACCGCATCAAGTCGCTGGCCGGCGCCGCCGCGGTCACCGCTTAG